From the genome of Nicotiana sylvestris chromosome 2, ASM39365v2, whole genome shotgun sequence, one region includes:
- the LOC104247286 gene encoding uncharacterized protein isoform X1, translating to MSQSVHSTSQLAPMDQATSQPAVAVYSASLPSRSVHSTSHPAPTHQNSSQPAPIFQTAFRKHFGSHWTVEVIDSEENVKKLKVKVKEVLNLTCEEGIVVDFDYLDEPFGDAHNLLSGFCEILTCDCTLFPIHCEKWTSLPLSYFNRVFDQIIKLKFFFKTTESVARQHVYKSIGKKWAANKLNLWSAYEHPLKSRAEIIDNVPDGVPRYQWISFVDYQYKEAKVICEKIELVLSQSTMDESQIFPNDVVGKVLVKEHSGTVRYLRLGPAPSRVFKQVRPRFGGTSASSSEGSCSSQCQQNHIQMMNAHNQMMNALNQMMNAFKAYMIMKEGTIPKQFAGFFTSPSIVSPTTVSMKQDHYVSDFGEIIFYQTDPHIFRSAPKDE from the exons ATGTCTCAATCTGTTCACTCAACATCTCAGCTAGCTCCGATGGACCAAGCCACATCACAGCCGGCGGTGGCAGTTTACTCTGCATCACTGCCATCTCGGTCAGTTCACTCAACATCACATCCGGCTCCAACACATCAGAACTCATCACAGCCAGCTCCAATATTTCAGACTGCATTTAGAAAGCATTTTGGGAGCCACTGGACTGTAGAAGTAATAG ATTCAGAAGAAAATGTGAAAAAACTCAAAGTGAAAGTCAAGGAAGTGCTAAATTTAACATGTGAAGAAGGTATCGTGGTTGATTTTGATTACCTAGATGAACCATTTGGAGATGCACACAACCTACTTTCAGGCTTTTGTGAAATTTTAACGTGCGACTGCACTTTATTTCCAATCCATTGTGAGAAATGGACTAGTTTACCTTTGTCATACTTCAACCGCGTcttcgatcaaattataaag CTCAAGTTCTTCTTTAAGACAACTGAGTCAGTTGCGCGACAACATGTTTATAAATCTATTGGAAAGAAATGGGCTGCAAATAAGCTTAACTTGTGGAGTGCATATGAACACCCACTTAAAAGTAGAGCTGAGATTATTGATAATGTGCCGGATGGAGTTCCGCGGTATCAATGGATTTCTTTTGTTGATTACCAGTATAAAGAAGCAAAAGTAATATGC GAAAAAATTGAGTTAGTTTTGAGCCAAAGCACCATGGACGAATCTCAAATTTTTCCAAATGATGTCGTTGGTAAGGTGCTAGTAAAAGAGCACTCTGGAACGGTGAGGTACTTGAGATTAGGACCTGCCCCCAGTAGAGTTTTTAAACAAGTAAGACCTCGTTTTGGTGGTACAAGTGCTTCAAGTAGTGAAGGTTCATGTTCGTCCCAATGCCAACAGAATCATATTCAAATGATGAATGCTCACAATCAAATGATGAATGCTCTCAATCAAATGATGAATGCTTTCAAGGCATATATGATAATGAAAGAAGGGACAATACCAAAACAGTTTGCGGGGTTCTTTACTTCTCCTTCGATTGTTTCTCCCACAACA GTAAGCATGAAGCAGGATCATTATGTTAGCGATTTCGGGGAGATTATTTTCTATCAGACTGATCCACACATCTTCCGATCTGCTCCAAAGGATGAATGA
- the LOC104247286 gene encoding uncharacterized protein isoform X3, giving the protein MSQSVHSTSQLAPMDQATSQPAVAVYSASLPSRSVHSTSHPAPTHQNSSQPAPIFQTAFRKHFGSHWTVEVIDSEENVKKLKVKVKEVLNLTCEEGIVVDFDYLDEPFGDAHNLLSGFCEILTCDCTLFPIHCEKWTSLPLSYFNRVFDQIIKEKIELVLSQSTMDESQIFPNDVVGKVLVKEHSGTVRYLRLGPAPSRVFKQVRPRFGGTSASSSEGSCSSQCQQNHIQMMNAHNQMMNALNQMMNAFKAYMIMKEGTIPKQFAGFFTSPSIVSPTTVSMKQDHYVSDFGEIIFYQTDPHIFRSAPKDE; this is encoded by the exons ATGTCTCAATCTGTTCACTCAACATCTCAGCTAGCTCCGATGGACCAAGCCACATCACAGCCGGCGGTGGCAGTTTACTCTGCATCACTGCCATCTCGGTCAGTTCACTCAACATCACATCCGGCTCCAACACATCAGAACTCATCACAGCCAGCTCCAATATTTCAGACTGCATTTAGAAAGCATTTTGGGAGCCACTGGACTGTAGAAGTAATAG ATTCAGAAGAAAATGTGAAAAAACTCAAAGTGAAAGTCAAGGAAGTGCTAAATTTAACATGTGAAGAAGGTATCGTGGTTGATTTTGATTACCTAGATGAACCATTTGGAGATGCACACAACCTACTTTCAGGCTTTTGTGAAATTTTAACGTGCGACTGCACTTTATTTCCAATCCATTGTGAGAAATGGACTAGTTTACCTTTGTCATACTTCAACCGCGTcttcgatcaaattataaag GAAAAAATTGAGTTAGTTTTGAGCCAAAGCACCATGGACGAATCTCAAATTTTTCCAAATGATGTCGTTGGTAAGGTGCTAGTAAAAGAGCACTCTGGAACGGTGAGGTACTTGAGATTAGGACCTGCCCCCAGTAGAGTTTTTAAACAAGTAAGACCTCGTTTTGGTGGTACAAGTGCTTCAAGTAGTGAAGGTTCATGTTCGTCCCAATGCCAACAGAATCATATTCAAATGATGAATGCTCACAATCAAATGATGAATGCTCTCAATCAAATGATGAATGCTTTCAAGGCATATATGATAATGAAAGAAGGGACAATACCAAAACAGTTTGCGGGGTTCTTTACTTCTCCTTCGATTGTTTCTCCCACAACA GTAAGCATGAAGCAGGATCATTATGTTAGCGATTTCGGGGAGATTATTTTCTATCAGACTGATCCACACATCTTCCGATCTGCTCCAAAGGATGAATGA
- the LOC104247286 gene encoding uncharacterized protein isoform X2: MSQSVHSTSQLAPMDQATSQPAVAVYSASLPSRSVHSTSHPAPTHQNSSQPAPIFQTAFRKHFGSHWTVEVIDSEENVKKLKVKVKEVLNLTCEEGIVVDFDYLDEPFGDAHNLLSGFCEILTCDCTLFPIHCEKWTSLPLSYFNRVFDQIIKLKFFFKTTESVARQHVYKSIGKKWAANKLNLWSAYEHPLKSRAEIIDNVPDGVPRYQWISFVDYQYKEAKVICEKIELVLSQSTMDESQIFPNDVVGKVLVKEHSGTVRYLRLGPAPSRVFKQVRPRFGGTSASSSEGSCSSQCQQNHIQMMNAHNQMMNALNQMMNAFKAYMIMKEGTIPKQFAGFFTSPSIVSPTTVSKVLQFFQLKFVCLQR; the protein is encoded by the exons ATGTCTCAATCTGTTCACTCAACATCTCAGCTAGCTCCGATGGACCAAGCCACATCACAGCCGGCGGTGGCAGTTTACTCTGCATCACTGCCATCTCGGTCAGTTCACTCAACATCACATCCGGCTCCAACACATCAGAACTCATCACAGCCAGCTCCAATATTTCAGACTGCATTTAGAAAGCATTTTGGGAGCCACTGGACTGTAGAAGTAATAG ATTCAGAAGAAAATGTGAAAAAACTCAAAGTGAAAGTCAAGGAAGTGCTAAATTTAACATGTGAAGAAGGTATCGTGGTTGATTTTGATTACCTAGATGAACCATTTGGAGATGCACACAACCTACTTTCAGGCTTTTGTGAAATTTTAACGTGCGACTGCACTTTATTTCCAATCCATTGTGAGAAATGGACTAGTTTACCTTTGTCATACTTCAACCGCGTcttcgatcaaattataaag CTCAAGTTCTTCTTTAAGACAACTGAGTCAGTTGCGCGACAACATGTTTATAAATCTATTGGAAAGAAATGGGCTGCAAATAAGCTTAACTTGTGGAGTGCATATGAACACCCACTTAAAAGTAGAGCTGAGATTATTGATAATGTGCCGGATGGAGTTCCGCGGTATCAATGGATTTCTTTTGTTGATTACCAGTATAAAGAAGCAAAAGTAATATGC GAAAAAATTGAGTTAGTTTTGAGCCAAAGCACCATGGACGAATCTCAAATTTTTCCAAATGATGTCGTTGGTAAGGTGCTAGTAAAAGAGCACTCTGGAACGGTGAGGTACTTGAGATTAGGACCTGCCCCCAGTAGAGTTTTTAAACAAGTAAGACCTCGTTTTGGTGGTACAAGTGCTTCAAGTAGTGAAGGTTCATGTTCGTCCCAATGCCAACAGAATCATATTCAAATGATGAATGCTCACAATCAAATGATGAATGCTCTCAATCAAATGATGAATGCTTTCAAGGCATATATGATAATGAAAGAAGGGACAATACCAAAACAGTTTGCGGGGTTCTTTACTTCTCCTTCGATTGTTTCTCCCACAACAGTAAGTaaagttcttcaattttttcaacttaaatTTGTTTGTTTGCAAAGATAG